The genomic region tgataataagCTGTACAAGcgtatgtcaaaatatatttatgtttatgttccTTTTATATACAAAGAACTGTGTGCTTATCAAAAGTCAGtcataacatataaaaaaatatttcacataacCGCATTCTTTTCATAGTTTCAACCTGAACAATAGATATCCGATCATTAACATTCCaaagaatattttcaattgttaCATTCAGGCATCTATTATTTTGTAAAGAGACCTACATTGATTTTATCTTAGCAATATAATAATATCGGCACAATATATcgaaaatcaaaataacaatcAGTATGGCCATCAGAAGGCTATCCACATTGTCCTGTCATTTGAGCtatgaaatttgaataattcaacggagtttttttttgtaaacaacagCATATACTTtcttattgatatttaaattatattgataacacGTGCATACGGACtattttacagtttaaatatGTCTGCAATGGACAAAGGTATTCCAAGCTGGGTATACAAGTGGTTGGTGATTGTGATGGTCATTGGCTTCTATGACGGTCTGTTCTGTGTTCTGCGGCCGTACTCGCTTCCAGGGGGATGTCTAGAGATGATCTTCTATGGACGTAAGTCAGATTTTATACTtattatattcttaactttactATTATTAGCtgcacaaattatcaattaATCATCGTGACACCAAATTATATATCAAAGATAGTCGATGTCTTCTGTTTGTTTCAGATAAATATTACATTCAATGGGATACGCATTATGCAGACACTTCAGACTCCTTCATTTGGACGCAAGGATTGTAAGTTTTCATTctgtttgtatcattatttgtttactatGCAAAAGCAGCATACAAAATCAATATCAGTAACAGTTATTATGagttctttattgaaatggtatTTCAACCTTTTCCCTATACGTACACGATTTTATgttcacacacacacgcacacacacactcccgcgcacgcacacgcgcacgcgcgcgcacacacacacacacacacacacacacaaatatatatatagtccgGCAGCAAAAGTTAACTTGTTAAGTGTTTCTCAAGATGGAACATGCTATAAAAACAATTCCTGTAAGAGTTTTTTTTACTGGTGATATTACaccataaacacacacacacacacacacacacacacacacacacacacacacatatatatatatatatattgttttaaactattCCAAATATCTCCACTTCAGGGGGAACATCATAGAAGCATTGATCATCCTTGGTATCCTTCTCAACCAGATCAAGACTATTCGACTGCAAAAGATGTTGATCATAGTGGTCAGTGTAATGACCGCTTGGAAGACAGTCATGTTCATGATCTATTCTCTTGATATTGGACTTGGGGGTCATTCATTTGACCTGGTTGCGgaaattgttgtgtttgtacCTGCACTGCCGTGGCTTTTCGTTCCTACCTATATTGCATGGCTTCTTACAAATGATTTTTTGCCACAGTCGAGCAAGAAATATCTTAATGACACTGTTTCGTCAAGGAACGATTTGGACTCACCGGATGCCTCTTTAAGACGGCGACATTACAACCTCAGAAACTCAAAGAAATAACACTTGCAAGTTCATGACTGCATATCAAAGCAAATACgttgaataatattttcaaatggcATATTCTCAAGGCAGCTACGCTTTCATCCACTTTTCAGCCATAACATCAAAACGTCCGAAATCGCTTACGTGCATGTGATCCTATAATTATGGAAATGTAAGATgaatgtgtatgtgtgtacgttattgtattttttatgttcctttttacatatacaataaaatacttcTCATGTACagtgatatatttatatcattttccaTATTTCTTTCACCAACACTGATATGATAAAGGTTACGTATCAGGTTAACACCGTTTTAGACGTGCATTTAGAACGTCCGATACATATGCCAATCGGCCTTATTTATAAGCCAGTGAGCCACAATTATGCCATCATTTATGGATGTCAATAATCTGCGCTGATTCATAGACTTAATTAAATGCTTAAAGAACATTATAAAGGAAACAAGAGGCATATATTCGCAACCACGACAACAGTGGTACTTACTAGGTGCTGATAATTATTTGTACTCATATTCAATGAGAATTTTGGCTATATCTAGTCTATATCTAGTCTCAAGTCTGTAATGGTGCATTCAGGTGTTTTCTGATCACTGTCTTCAAGTTACTCCCGATGGAACATGCTATAAAAACAATTCCTGTAAGGACTTTTATTGGTGATTTTACAccataaacatatcatttaccGCCACATTCTATTGTTCCCAGTTATTGCCGTGGATTTTTGAGGAACGGTAGGGGACTAATTTTAAACTAAACGGTGCCGTATAAATTTATATCGTCACATTCGCGTTTGGTTGTCTGCAGTGTCAAAGttgtaaatttcaaatattgtcttaaatTAGAAACTAAGGgctataattattataatattaaataagaaCGTAATTTGCTTACCCTATATGAGGCTCATTCAGAGTTGGTCCAGTGATACCAGTGTTCATGATGGGTgaaattatcattttgtacCCATATGAAAGCCATTAGAAGGGATGATGCATTCCTTTGCCCCTCTTGTGGTGATAAGTAGCTATATAGTGACTGtatgaaaaatatgcaaacattttattacttttaaaaaaaaaaaaatacttcacacagttaaaacaagttatacaaattaatatgaaaaatgctgtgcacaaacttttgttgtgaagtatagttaaaggtcatggtcgaaaataggttgtacTTAGGTCAACTACAACATGTGACAGCCGCCATTTGGgatgcaaaatgtaaacaacagataattgaaacagatttttttttctcaaagatgaatgattgctttaaatggtacacacaaacatttatcttttCTTATCACTTATTTATGATTGAAATCTAAATAATCCTTAGGCGGTCAAAAACAGGTTGTTCCGGGATACAGTCTTATTTGTAACTGGGTTGCCCGAAGCCCGGGACAAGTAAATACTGTTTCGGGCAAGTCAAAATTCCCAGGTGGTTGCCTGAACGGGcaagtgcatttttttaaattaagatttttttaaaattaagatccctctgttttcataatttcttcagCAACAATTCACAAATCCTGATTAAacgttattattat from Mya arenaria isolate MELC-2E11 chromosome 3, ASM2691426v1 harbors:
- the LOC128229125 gene encoding uncharacterized protein LOC128229125 translates to MSAMDKGIPSWVYKWLVIVMVIGFYDGLFCVLRPYSLPGGCLEMIFYGHKYYIQWDTHYADTSDSFIWTQGLGNIIEALIILGILLNQIKTIRLQKMLIIVVSVMTAWKTVMFMIYSLDIGLGGHSFDLVAEIVVFVPALPWLFVPTYIAWLLTNDFLPQSSKKYLNDTVSSRNDLDSPDASLRRRHYNLRNSKK